A part of Hippopotamus amphibius kiboko isolate mHipAmp2 chromosome 16, mHipAmp2.hap2, whole genome shotgun sequence genomic DNA contains:
- the SERTAD1 gene encoding SERTA domain-containing protein 1, with protein MMLSKGLKRKREEEEEEEEKEALAVDAWWLDPGHPAVAQASPAMASSSLFDLSVLKLHHSLRQSEPDLRHLVLVVNTLRRIQASMASTAALPPVPSPPTAPSVADSLLASSDASLSASMASLLEDLSHIEGLSQAPQPLVDEGPLGRPPGGAPPSLGALDLLGPTSGCLLDDGLEGLFEDIDTSMYDSEFWAPASEGHKPSPEDGPGKEEAPELDEAELDYLMDVLVGTQSLERPPGPGR; from the coding sequence ATGATGCTGAGCAAGGGCCTGAAGCGAaagcgggaggaggaggaggaggaggaggagaaggaagcccTGGCAGTCGATGCCTGGTGGCTGGATCCCGGCCACCCAGCAGTGGCACAGGCATCCCCGGCCATGGCCTCCAGTTCCCTCTTTGACCTTTCGGTGCTCAAGCTCCACCACAGCCTGCGGCAGAGTGAGCCAGACCTGCGGCACCTGGTGCTGGTAGTGAACACACTGCGGCGAATTCAGGCGTCCATGGCATCCACAGCTGCCCTGCCACCCGTGCCCAGCCCACCTACAGCCCCTAGCGTGGCTGACAGCCTGCTGGCCAGCTCTGATGCCAGCCTTTCAGCCTCCATGGCCAGCCTCCTGGAGGACCTCAGCCATATTGAGGGCCTGAGCcaggccccccagcccctggtagaCGAGGGGCCACTAGGCCGCCCCCCGGGGGGAGCCCCACCCAGCCTGGGTGCCTTGGACCTGCTTGGCCCCACCTCTGGATGTCTGCTGGACGATGGGCTTGAGGGCCTGTTTGAGGACATTGACACATCCATGTACGACAGTGAATTTTGGGCACCAGCCTCTGAGGGCCACAAACCCAGCCCTGAGGATGGGCCAGGCAAAGAGGAAGCTCCAGAGCTGGACGAGGCTGAGCTGGACTACCTCATGGACGTGCTGGTGGGCACACAGTCACTGGAGCGGCCACCGGGGCCAGGGCGCTGA